The nucleotide sequence GAGAACAGCAGAGGACCAGTTCGCCTTTTTCGGACGGACTGAAGTCCAGCGAGAAACCCCGTTGGTCACATCGATTCCGGTCGCCAGCGACTCGCTATCGTTTTCGATTTGCGCAATCACGGTGGCACCAATCACGATGGGTGACGAAGCCATCCCCAGACTGTTTGAAGCGTTGGGATGATCGTAGGTCAAACCACGAAACCACTGCAGATTGCCGTCCAGATCCAGACAGGCGAGGTCATTGCTGGAGAATAATGCGAAGACGCGTTGACCATCACTCGCAGGAGTTGATGACGCCACGCTCGATGTCGGATAAGTCGTGGTACGCCCCGTCGCTGAAAACTGCCGCTCCCAAAGCAGCTTGCCCTCCTGTGCCGAGAAGCAGAGCACATGCAGGCGGTCCTGGCGGAATCCACTCGCACAGGTCAGAAAAACCTTGTCTCCCACGACGATCGGTGACGACAGTCCCCGGCCGGGAAGTGTCGCCTTCCACGCGATGTTTTCGGTCGCTGAGAAGTTCGTAGGGGGCGCAATATCGTCACCCAGACCATTCGATTCATTCCCGCGAAACTGACGCCAGTCTCCTGCCTGACAAAGTGTCCCCAACCCCAGCCAAACGCACAGAAAAACTCCGTATCGCATCTCGATTTCCCTTTGGAAGAACTTGCGAGGCTGCACCTGGGTGCTTCGTTCAAGGCCCGACCGGGGACCACATCCTGAAAGTTTACGACAGACGGACTCAACCCGGATCGCACACTGCTGCTGTGGACAAAAATCGTCGCTGCAGAAACGGTGACGGCCCCCTGCCAGCGAACTGGAATACCGTCATTACACTATGATCGGTTAACGGGCGAAACTCAATCATCGGGGATCCCTGATGATTCGCTCCTCCACCCCTGTCGCGCTGACATCGCTCGTCAGCGGGAGGCTTCGTCCAGCACATCTTTAGCCACGTAGATGGGAAGATGAGGCTCGAAATGAACTGCGAGAGCGACCGCATCACTCGGGCGACTGTCAATCTCAACCAGTTCCCCGTCCTGCCGGATTCGGATCGAAGCGAAATAGGTGTGCTCTTCGAGTTTGTGGATCAGCACATCCTGCGCTTCACCCCCCAGCGCCTCGATCGTGTTTTTCAACAGATCGTGTGTCAGCGGTCGCTGAGGTTCTTCCCCCTGAACGCATCGATCGATACTCGTCGCCTCGAAGAGTCCGATCAGAATCGGAAACTCCCGGTCCCCTTCGACTTCGCGCAGAAAGATGACCTGCTGGTCATTGATCTCACTGATGATGATGCGGGCCAATTCCATCTGCACAAGCACAAGTAGGACTCCCAATTGAATTGCGACGCGACCCTGCGGCCCGGTCGTCAAAGTTGCTCACCGGTCGGACCCAGACAACTCCGCTCGGAAGAAGGTCAATCAAGTCGACAGTGGTGCCCTAAGTATATTCGTACGACGGCCAAATGAAACTCGTTCTGACTCGTCAGCATCGTACGGCAAGCGGGATGGGAAACGCCAGCATCTCTTCAGTGCCCCTCGCCCCAGGAGAACGATCCGGGCGGACGGATCAAACCGAGCAGGGGCGCATCAATCACGCAAGAACCGGCGAATGGCCTGGTTGACCGCGACCGGGTTTTCCATGGGTGCCATATGTCCGGCATCCGGAATCTGTTCATAGCGCGCATTCGGAAGGGCCTCCGCCACGCTCTTCATCTCGGCGGCGGGAGTAATCAAGTCCTGCTCCCCGACAATGACCAGAGTTGGCAGATGCAAATTGGGAAGCATCCCTGTCATGTCCTCACGAATCGCCATCCCCCGGTGTGCCGCCGCGATCGCCACGGGCGAGGTCGCCATGACGGTACTGCGAACTTCGTCCACCAGAGCCGGTCGCTGCTGAGCCGACTGCGGCGCAAACAACTTTGGCATCATCGCCCAGACCACCGGCTCAGGTCCTTGCTTCGTCACAATATCGGCCATTTTCAAGCGGTTTGCAGCCGCTTCCGGAGCGTCGGCAGCAGCGCGCGTATCACACAGGATAAGCCGACTGAGCCACCGTGGATGCCGCAGCGCGAATTGAAAAGCGATGTATCCTCCCATGGAAAGGCCGCAAAACGTGATTGGCCGGTCGGCGTTCAATCCTTCGAGCAGGTCCGCCAGGTCATCCGCGAACTGAGCCATCGAAACAGAATACAGGTGCCCATCACTTCCCCCGAAACCACGCAGATCCGGAGCGATGACACGATGAGTCTTCGAAAACTCGTCGATCTGAGCCTTCCACATGGTGTGATCCAGAGGAAACCCGTGGACCAGTAGCAGCACCGGCCCCGTCCCTTCGTCCGACACGCGATAGCGGACACCCGCAACGTCGATTGTTCTCAACATGGTTCGAATTCCGACAACAATACCGTGAAGTGATCGACCAGCAGGCACCCCTTGCGGGTCGACTTGCCTCTTCCGCAAAGCACGACCGAACGTGCATAACCCGTTCCGGGAATCCCCCTGATACCGCCCAGGTCTCTGAGACTTATCAAACGACGGGCCGCAGGGCGCAACACGTATCGAGCGAGGCCAGATACCGGTAACGCCCCGTCACCACGACGAAGCGATCTTCGCCCTGCTAAGGCTTTTCACTCAAATCACATTGACACAGAAACTGACCACACCCGGGACAGCCCGAACCATATTTCTTGCGCACAGCGGCATCCAGATCCACCCCGGCGACGTTGGCAATCGTCGCCAGCCACGCCAGAACATCGGCGAATTCCAGAGCCAGTTCCTCGGGGGTCCCCTCACGCAAGGCAGAGGCGAGTTCCCCCACCTCTTCCATCAACCACATAAACGTGCCGTCGACGCCCCGAGCCTCATCCTTCGATCCATACATCTTCTGGATCAGGGACTGAAGGTCCCGTAGCGTCAGTGGAGCTGCCTCTGTCATCCCTTAACCCCGCTTTTCCGTAGCGTGCATCAAGCCGCGCATATAGCCGTAAGCGAACAGTCGCCCCAGCATGGTGTATCCCGGTTCCCCGTCATCTTCTCCGTAACATTGAGGGACATGATCCGGACGAATGGGGCCCGAGAAACCGATCTCCTGATAGGCCCGCATGGCCTCGGCCATATCCGTCGGACCGTTGTCATGAAACGTTTCCGTGAACGATTCCCGGTTTCCTTTCACGTCGCGAAAGTGGACGTATTGAATATGGGAACCGAGTCGGCGAATCGTGGCGGGAATATCGACCCCCATCGCGGCAAAGGTCCCCTGGCAGAAACAGATTGCATTCGAGGGACTCGGCACCAGGTCCACCAGACGTTCGAAATTTTCGACCGAATTCATGATTCGCCCCTTCCCCAGAAGTTCGGGAAGCGGGGGATCATCGGGATGCATACACATCGTCACCCCCGCCGCTTCCGCTGCGGGAACCAGCACGGTCAGGAAGTGCTTCAGGTTCTGCCACAACTGTTCGGTCGTGATCGGTTCGCTCGTGATGGTCGAGGCACTGGCGCTCAGTGACATCGCGCGGTGTACATCCTCAAGGTGAAAGCCGGTCACCTTCGCCCCGCCTCGTTCCGGCGCATCAAGAACCGTGCGGACCCAGTCAGTCCCTGCCATAAAGTTGTAACAGAGCCAGCGGATCCCCACTTTCTGCATATTCGACATCAGTTGTTTCATGGCAGCGACTTCGGTGCCGTCGTCCTGTCCAATCTTCAACTTCTCGATCGGAAGATACCCTTCGATCGCTGCCAGGTTCATACCGAAATATTCGATTCGGTCACGCAGTCGCAGAAGCTCATCCAGATCGGTCCCGGGATACCGAGCCACCACGTCGGTGACGCCGCACTGAGCGGCCAGAGTCAGATTTTCATCCGACATGGGAGTCAAGACTGTTGCCAGTCGCATCATTTCTTCGGGTCCTCAACGATGTTTCTGTGAACTTCCGGCGAAGAGACGGGATCGAACAGCGGGGAACGCCAGAGACCTGTCTTCCGCGCCCAGAACTTGCCGAGGACGCTCAGGGTCGCGAACCCGTATGTCACACTACGGCGGAAGTTGATGCTGGAAGCCTCATCAAAGTAGCGAACAGGGACAGGAATATCTCCCAGCTTGAATCCGAAATGGACCGCCTGAGCCAGAAATTCGCTGTCGAATACAAAATCGTTCGAGTTGGTCTCGTAGGGAATCGTCTCCAGCACTTCGCGGCGATAGGCTCGAAATCCGCTGTGGAAATCCCCCAGATTCTGTCCCAGAGCAATGTTCTCAACCAGCGTCAAACACCGGTTGGCAATGTACTTCCACGGAGGCATCCCCCCCGACAAGGCCTCGCGCCGTGTCCGGATTCGCGAACCCATGATGAAGTCACAGATCCCCAACCGGATGAACTCGATCGCTGCAGGAATCACACGACTGTCGTATTGATAGTCAGGGTGAATCATCACGACGTAGTCAGCACCGTTGTCGAGAGCTCGTCGGTAACAAGTCTTCTGGTTGCCACCGTAACCCAGGTTCTTCTCATGGCGGATGACGGTCAGCCCCAGCCGCTCGGCAATCTCTACGGTGTTATCCGAACTGCAATCGTCGACGAGAATGATCTCATCAACGGACCCGGGCGGAATATCGGCGACCGTCCGCTCCAAAGTCCGCGCCGCATTGTAAGCGGGCATCACTGCAATCGTCTTTCCGGGCTTCTGAACAGTGAAAGGCAACGACTTCGACAAAGCTCAACTTCCCGGAAAGAACCGCGTGTAAACCTGATCCAGATATCACCCAAGCAACCACTTGAGCAAGATTATGGCATTATGAGCCCGCCAGACGCCACGGTCGACCGCCAGGAGTCACCGATTTCGGTGCCCAGCAGGCAAGAAATGCAGCCCGACATCGAAATGGGCACAGCCCCGCTGTTCCGGCTGTGCTCTTCATCTTTCGCTCAAACTGAACGGCATCGATGGGATCAGAAATCCGAGGAACTTTTTGAGCATTTCTGTAAGTAAGTGGAAAAGGAACCGAGGTCTTACTACGAACCACAACGTATTCTAAAACACAACACACCGCAGCGAATTGACTCATTTCGAAACCAATGTAAAACAATCATCCAGTAAAATGCGCCTCAAGAGCTGATTGCGACTCCTAGCGCGCAAGCAAAAATGCTCGTGACTCCAGGCCCCTTTCAGAAAGACTCTTTCATGAAGCTCCTGCCTCGATCCAGCTATCTCCTTGCGGCCGTGACGCTCCTCGGACTTTTCGGCGGGCAGTCTGCCTCGGCAGGAATCTTCACGATTGACTTCGACAACCTTCCGACGCTCGGCCCCACCACACAGCAGCAGTCGCTTGCGGACGCCAACGGAGGGAGCAGCACAATCGATGGTGTCACTTTCGCGAGCAACTTCGGCGTGGCGGGAAGCGAGTACCGGGTCGGCGGTGCGGCGCCGAACCCAACCTTCGGAATTCCACACTCCGGAGACTACTTCCTCATCAACGGCAACACCCCCAACAACGACCTCCTCATCAGCACCACCAGCGTCCTGCTTGAGGCCTGGTTTGGCCGCGTTGAGTACTATGGCTACGGAGGGGGTGCCATCTCGGTTACCGTGACCGCATTCGGCGCGGGGGGCGATCTGGGTTCTGAATCGATCAACCTTCCCGATACCAACCCGTACACAGGCAATCTGCCAGCCCCCAACGACGGCATCGGCAACGGGCTTGCCGACCCCATGCTACGACTCGACACGAGCAGCTTCCTCAGCCTGGTCGGCATCACGGGCTATCGCATCAGTCGCGTAGACCCCGAGCCCTTGAATGGAAACTGGGCCGCCGACGACTTCACCTTCTCAACCACGTCAGCCGTCCCCGAACCCAGCACATTGACCGGCTTCGGCATCGGACTCGTCGCGCTGGGGTATTACCGCCGACGCAGCCTTACCCGTTAAACCACGCAGGGCCGGCAATCACCCCGCTCGTCGCACGGCATCTCTGACCATAGCCGCGCGAGCGGGGCACTTCCGGGGAGAGACACTGAAAAGCGTGGAAACGGGCTCCTGAACGAGCCCCACCGGGAGCAGATGATTGACGTTGCCGCTGCCGGAGTGGGCGTCAGCTTGGCCTGCCCAAGCGAGTCAGCAGCTCTGCGACAACTTCCGACTGCTGTGAAGAAATGTCATTGATGTCCCACAAGTCTTCAGGCTTAACATACAGCGCGACGCGCGAAGAGGCACCTTCCTCGACAGATTCATTACCCTGCTCATCACCCTGCTGACCAACATGCCGCTGAGAAATGCAGAGCCATTCTGGTGTTCTCACCGCGACCAAGTCGGCGCCGTCTCCATATGCCAGATCTTCACGAGGTGGAACCTCATCCAGCACCTCACGCAACCAACTTTGCCCGGCGAGCTGAATCGAGGAAGGATCCTGGGGAACCTGAAACCAGTCGAGCAGTGTCGGCATCAGATCGCAGGTTTGCACCAGCCGATCTGATCGAACGCAGATCAGATCACCGAACCGGGGATCCCGCTGCACACGTAGAACGAGAGGGGTCCGCGCAACCTGATCGCCGAGCACCTCTGCCAGCGACTGCGATGCATTCGCGCGGGATGCGCGAACGGGCTTCCAGATGGCCCCCTTCGCAGCCATGACAATCACAAGCATCGGCTCGCTGGAAGCCTGCTCATCGAGATGCTTCAGCAGCTCACCCAGCCAATGATCCATCAGCGAGACGGATCCCGCGTAGACGGCCGGGTGACACGCGCGCTCGGCATCCGTCAGCTCCGCCGTCTGCTGCCCTCGTTCGTCGAAGTCTTCGAAATACAGGGCATCAAACCCTTCGGGTGGTGCACCGGGCCCGGGCGCGTGCAGCCACAGCAACTCATGAGCGTGCGCATCCTCGCCATCTGCTCTCTCTGTGATTGCCTGCTTCACAACTTCGGCAAACGGTGTCTGGTCGGGCTTCGCATCGAAGCCTTCGCGGCCATCGACGTGCTGCATCCCGTCAAACTGAAAGTGACGCTGCCAATCCTGCACCGCCCCGGCGGCAATTAGACGCGAGCGAATCCCGTTCGCTCGCAGCAGAGCCCCCAGGCAGGGGGAGGGACTGGCGTCATTCGCCCGCATCGCGGGTCGACCGGTGGCCCAGGCGAGGCCTGCGAGAGAGCTCACGGTATCGACGAAGTGATTGTCGAAAACAGCTCCTGTCGCGGCGAGTCGATCCCAGTTCGGCGTCTCGATCCACTCGTTACCAAAGCACCCCAACGAGGTGGCGGCCAGTGAGTCAAAGGAAACGATGACAGCCTGCATCGCGACGATACGTCCCTTCGGACGAGAAGGAAATCCAAGGAAAGAGACCACCGTGTAAATCATCAGCGACTGATGAACTCACAACGCTGATCCACTTCCCCCCGATTCCGTTTTATAGGTTCAAGGCGACCGCAGTGCTCGACGCCACTGAGGGCTGACCAGGATCCGTTCAATTTGCATTTCGTGAAGTTGATCGAACCAGGTCCCATCGAATTCGAAAACTTCGTACATTCGTTGTGACTGGTCGAAGCGAGGATCTGTCGTGCCTCCTCCTTCATCCATCCCTGCAAACTGACTGGGTACAATTAAAACCCAGGTTCGGTCTCCGGCTCGCTCCCAGGTAGGTTTCGTCCAACGAAAACCGACGTCCTGCAAATCTGCCTGTAACATGCAACGGCCTCCTTGCCAGTCAACACGGTTCCATCCGCCTCGCGGATTATTCAATGGCCTGTGCAGTTGGTCAAGCGACTGTCGACAAGTTATTATCGAGATTCCTCTGTAGTCCTTCCTCATTCAACCTCGTTACGTTGGGATTAAGTCATGATCCCGCTGCCATTACTCCCTCCAAAATCGTGCGAGGGATGCGGGTTGTGCTGTGAAGGGATTGGATCGCCGGTCGTTCTCTATGCCTCTCGTCCGGGGCTTCCCTCCCCCCATCCATTTCGACCACCCAACCTCCCCGCGCCTCTCATCGACGAAATCAACGAACACTTTGCAGGGCTGACGCGTGGCCAGGAGCCGCAGTCGAGGTGCCTCTGGTTCGACCCCGTTCAGCGGGCCTGCTCGCACTATGAATACCGACCGCAAATCTGTCGGGACTATGAACTGGGTGGTCGTGCCTGCCTGCAGCGGCGACGCGATGAACTGATGTCGGCTCAAGAAAAAGACGATTAGGGGCCGTCAATTCTCGGTGGTCGGCGACGCTCTTTGACGAGGGATCGATCCCTTTTCGCTGCGACGCGTCGGCGTTTGGACGCCTTTGTCGGTTTCACCGGCCGACGGGGCTTGGGGGCGATGGCGATGGAAGCCAGCAGTGCGTGCAGCTTCTCCAGACAGTCGGCGACATTCTTCGGCTGATCGCGGTAACGCTCACTGCTGAGAATGAAATCCCCTTCGGTGGTCAGCCTGCTGCGGTAAGCGGCGATAAACCGTTCGCGCACATCAGCGGGCAACGATTCTGAACACTGAAAGCTCCATCGCATGATCACTTTGGAGTTCACTTTGTTGACGTTCTGTCCTCCGGGCCCCGAACTGCGCGCCGTCGACCACGAGAACTCGCGGCACGAAACGCGAATTCGAGGACTTACATCGAGAACATCAGCATCGGAAGGAAACATGGTGATTCGATTATACGCGATACCGCCGACGGAAGCGGAACATTTTTCAGCTTCGACGAGCGCCTGCGCCCGCACTTGGGGCAGACCTGAGCTGTTCACCTGTGGCAGTCCGCCATGCGCCAACGCGACGGAGGGAATGCAATACTCCTGCGCGCGAAGGCACAAGAGACATCGCGAACGGGATTGTCCCCGCCTGCAGGCGGTCGCCTTGTCACTCTCCCATCCGTCGGGACCGGGATGAGACACCCGCACGCGGATTTGGTTCGCGGCTTCAGGTGCTTCTTTGCGCACTCACTTCCGGGCCGAGCCAGAGTTTACGCCGCGATCGTCGAGCGGGTGATTTCGGAATGGACCCCTTCGATCTGATCGGCAGTGATCTGCTGCATCTGGTTGGCATACCCGACCAGCAACGCAAAATCGCAAAGGCGGTTAATCCGTCGGGGAATTCCCCCTGTGAGCTCAAAAATGCATCTCAGTGCCGAATCATCAAAGATCGGTTCTTCCCGTCCGACGGCCTGAAGCCGGCGCAGGATATACTGGGTCGTTTCCTCTTCCGACAGTGCCTGCAGCAGACAATGAAATGCGATCCGTTCCGAAATCTGATTGGACATCTGCAGTG is from Schlesneria sp. DSM 10557 and encodes:
- a CDS encoding PQQ-binding-like beta-propeller repeat protein, yielding MRYGVFLCVWLGLGTLCQAGDWRQFRGNESNGLGDDIAPPTNFSATENIAWKATLPGRGLSSPIVVGDKVFLTCASGFRQDRLHVLCFSAQEGKLLWERQFSATGRTTTYPTSSVASSTPASDGQRVFALFSSNDLACLDLDGNLQWFRGLTYDHPNASNSLGMASSPIVIGATVIAQIENDSESLATGIDVTNGVSRWTSVRPKKANWSSAVLWPKRFGGTEDLALLQSSEGIAAIKPMTGEVVWKYTDGASTIPSSVVADGIVYAVSHGITALKPPTDSASVEQLWRASKLGPGTGSPLVYNGRLYSINNAGVLLAADLKKGDTKWQLRIPGPFSGSAVAAGGHLFIFNEKGEGHCVKLDESRGELVSTGDLNGERFLCTPAVSNGALYIRSDQTLWKIAAK
- a CDS encoding bifunctional nuclease family protein; the protein is MLVQMELARIIISEINDQQVIFLREVEGDREFPILIGLFEATSIDRCVQGEEPQRPLTHDLLKNTIEALGGEAQDVLIHKLEEHTYFASIRIRQDGELVEIDSRPSDAVALAVHFEPHLPIYVAKDVLDEASR
- a CDS encoding alpha/beta fold hydrolase produces the protein MLRTIDVAGVRYRVSDEGTGPVLLLVHGFPLDHTMWKAQIDEFSKTHRVIAPDLRGFGGSDGHLYSVSMAQFADDLADLLEGLNADRPITFCGLSMGGYIAFQFALRHPRWLSRLILCDTRAAADAPEAAANRLKMADIVTKQGPEPVVWAMMPKLFAPQSAQQRPALVDEVRSTVMATSPVAIAAAHRGMAIREDMTGMLPNLHLPTLVIVGEQDLITPAAEMKSVAEALPNARYEQIPDAGHMAPMENPVAVNQAIRRFLRD
- a CDS encoding MazG nucleotide pyrophosphohydrolase domain-containing protein; protein product: MTEAAPLTLRDLQSLIQKMYGSKDEARGVDGTFMWLMEEVGELASALREGTPEELALEFADVLAWLATIANVAGVDLDAAVRKKYGSGCPGCGQFLCQCDLSEKP
- a CDS encoding mannonate dehydratase — protein: MMRLATVLTPMSDENLTLAAQCGVTDVVARYPGTDLDELLRLRDRIEYFGMNLAAIEGYLPIEKLKIGQDDGTEVAAMKQLMSNMQKVGIRWLCYNFMAGTDWVRTVLDAPERGGAKVTGFHLEDVHRAMSLSASASTITSEPITTEQLWQNLKHFLTVLVPAAEAAGVTMCMHPDDPPLPELLGKGRIMNSVENFERLVDLVPSPSNAICFCQGTFAAMGVDIPATIRRLGSHIQYVHFRDVKGNRESFTETFHDNGPTDMAEAMRAYQEIGFSGPIRPDHVPQCYGEDDGEPGYTMLGRLFAYGYMRGLMHATEKRG
- a CDS encoding glycosyltransferase family 2 protein is translated as MPAYNAARTLERTVADIPPGSVDEIILVDDCSSDNTVEIAERLGLTVIRHEKNLGYGGNQKTCYRRALDNGADYVVMIHPDYQYDSRVIPAAIEFIRLGICDFIMGSRIRTRREALSGGMPPWKYIANRCLTLVENIALGQNLGDFHSGFRAYRREVLETIPYETNSNDFVFDSEFLAQAVHFGFKLGDIPVPVRYFDEASSINFRRSVTYGFATLSVLGKFWARKTGLWRSPLFDPVSSPEVHRNIVEDPKK
- a CDS encoding PEP-CTERM sorting domain-containing protein — its product is MKLLPRSSYLLAAVTLLGLFGGQSASAGIFTIDFDNLPTLGPTTQQQSLADANGGSSTIDGVTFASNFGVAGSEYRVGGAAPNPTFGIPHSGDYFLINGNTPNNDLLISTTSVLLEAWFGRVEYYGYGGGAISVTVTAFGAGGDLGSESINLPDTNPYTGNLPAPNDGIGNGLADPMLRLDTSSFLSLVGITGYRISRVDPEPLNGNWAADDFTFSTTSAVPEPSTLTGFGIGLVALGYYRRRSLTR
- a CDS encoding sulfatase-like hydrolase/transferase; protein product: MVSFLGFPSRPKGRIVAMQAVIVSFDSLAATSLGCFGNEWIETPNWDRLAATGAVFDNHFVDTVSSLAGLAWATGRPAMRANDASPSPCLGALLRANGIRSRLIAAGAVQDWQRHFQFDGMQHVDGREGFDAKPDQTPFAEVVKQAITERADGEDAHAHELLWLHAPGPGAPPEGFDALYFEDFDERGQQTAELTDAERACHPAVYAGSVSLMDHWLGELLKHLDEQASSEPMLVIVMAAKGAIWKPVRASRANASQSLAEVLGDQVARTPLVLRVQRDPRFGDLICVRSDRLVQTCDLMPTLLDWFQVPQDPSSIQLAGQSWLREVLDEVPPREDLAYGDGADLVAVRTPEWLCISQRHVGQQGDEQGNESVEEGASSRVALYVKPEDLWDINDISSQQSEVVAELLTRLGRPS
- a CDS encoding YkgJ family cysteine cluster protein; the encoded protein is MIPLPLLPPKSCEGCGLCCEGIGSPVVLYASRPGLPSPHPFRPPNLPAPLIDEINEHFAGLTRGQEPQSRCLWFDPVQRACSHYEYRPQICRDYELGGRACLQRRRDELMSAQEKDD
- the arfB gene encoding alternative ribosome rescue aminoacyl-tRNA hydrolase ArfB, with the translated sequence MFPSDADVLDVSPRIRVSCREFSWSTARSSGPGGQNVNKVNSKVIMRWSFQCSESLPADVRERFIAAYRSRLTTEGDFILSSERYRDQPKNVADCLEKLHALLASIAIAPKPRRPVKPTKASKRRRVAAKRDRSLVKERRRPPRIDGP